GTGCACGTCGCTTATGTCGAGGCTGACCGAGGTGGTCGTGCCAGTGGTCATCGCCGGTCCCCTTCGGTCGTGCCGGCCAGCGCCGACTCGGTGTCGTCCTCGTCCTCGTCGGACGGCGCGGTGGCCGGCCGGCCGTGGCGCAGACGCCGGTCGATCCAGTTGACCACGTGCGTCAGCGGCACGGTCAACGCCAGGTAGAAGAGCCCGGCCAGCAGCAGCGCGGACTCGTTGCCGGTGGTGGCCGCGTAGTCCTGCCCGATCCGGAACAGCTCCCGCTGGCTGGCCACCAGTCCGAGGAAGTAGACCAGGCTGGAGTCCTTGATCAGTGCGATGAGCTGGTTCACCCAGGCGGGCAGCACCCGCCGGATGCCCTGCGGAATGATCACCAGCCGCATCGAGTCGGCCCAGGAGAAGCCGAGCGCCCGGGCGCCCTCCAGTTGGGCGGCCTCCACCGACTGGATGCCGGAGCGGAAGATCTCCCCGATGTACGCCGCCGCGATCAGCGACAGCGCCAGGATGCCCAGCGGGTACGGGTCGGGTCCCCAGACCTCCATGCCCAGCGGCGCCAGCCCGACGCCGATCAGGAGGATCGTCGCCGCGGCCGGCAGCCCCCGGAACACGTCGGTGTAGACCCGCGCCGGCCAGCGCAGCCACCGGGTACGGGAGATGCCGGCGACGGCCAGCAGCAGGCCCAGCACCGA
The nucleotide sequence above comes from Micromonospora sp. NBC_00389. Encoded proteins:
- a CDS encoding amino acid ABC transporter permease is translated as MDPLSTLWETFFDWDAMREALPEMLTVGLPNTLILAVSAALLGSVLGLLLAVAGISRTRWLRWPARVYTDVFRGLPAAATILLIGVGLAPLGMEVWGPDPYPLGILALSLIAAAYIGEIFRSGIQSVEAAQLEGARALGFSWADSMRLVIIPQGIRRVLPAWVNQLIALIKDSSLVYFLGLVASQRELFRIGQDYAATTGNESALLLAGLFYLALTVPLTHVVNWIDRRLRHGRPATAPSDEDEDDTESALAGTTEGDRR